One stretch of Streptomyces hygroscopicus DNA includes these proteins:
- a CDS encoding rod shape-determining protein MreB — translation MTISLEALRRCSIAVDLGAARTRVYLRRTGLIVDEPTVAAVNTHTGGLIAVGALAERMTGRTPEHIRVVRPVSGGTVVDIDMAQRMLRLLLGNKLRRAWRRRPLVSAAVCVQHDADPLARRAAVETLTGIGAKRVELVDTLIAAAVGCGLPVERPEATMIVVCGAATTQVAVLSLGSIVAAERVPVGGETVDHAVVQYLRNEHALMLPSQAVRPLQLLLKNSADGAPAAPSTEVHGRDVATGLARTVRIDVGSVRSAIRTPLTGVLDAIGAVLRRCPPDLVADLADRGIMLAGGSAVLPGFDTMLREATGMPLNIADHPDVCAVEGLGAMLDGKVQPLLLDAMVS, via the coding sequence ATGACCATCAGCCTCGAGGCACTGCGCCGCTGCTCCATCGCCGTCGACCTCGGCGCGGCCAGAACGCGTGTCTACCTCAGGCGTACCGGGCTCATCGTCGACGAGCCGACCGTCGCCGCCGTGAACACCCACACCGGCGGGCTGATCGCGGTCGGCGCGCTGGCCGAGCGGATGACCGGGCGGACGCCCGAGCACATCCGCGTCGTACGGCCGGTCTCGGGCGGCACCGTCGTCGACATCGACATGGCCCAGCGGATGCTGCGGCTGCTGCTGGGCAACAAGCTGCGGCGCGCCTGGCGGCGCCGCCCGCTGGTGAGCGCGGCCGTCTGCGTGCAGCACGACGCCGACCCGCTCGCCCGGCGCGCCGCCGTGGAGACGCTCACCGGTATCGGCGCCAAGCGGGTCGAGCTGGTGGACACCCTGATCGCCGCCGCCGTGGGCTGCGGTCTGCCGGTGGAACGGCCCGAGGCGACGATGATCGTGGTGTGCGGCGCGGCCACCACCCAGGTCGCGGTCCTGTCGCTGGGCTCGATCGTGGCCGCCGAGCGGGTGCCGGTGGGCGGGGAGACCGTGGACCACGCGGTCGTCCAGTATCTGCGCAATGAGCACGCGCTGATGCTGCCCAGCCAGGCCGTCCGCCCGCTGCAGTTGCTGCTCAAGAACAGCGCGGACGGCGCACCGGCGGCGCCCAGCACCGAGGTGCACGGCCGGGACGTGGCCACGGGGCTCGCCCGGACCGTACGGATCGACGTCGGGAGCGTCCGGAGCGCCATCCGCACCCCCCTCACCGGAGTGCTGGACGCCATCGGCGCGGTGCTGCGCCGCTGTCCGCCCGATCTGGTGGCCGACCTCGCCGACCGCGGCATCATGCTGGCCGGCGGAAGCGCGGTGCTGCCCGGGTTCGACACGATGCTGCGGGAGGCCACCGGTATGCCGCTGAACATCGCCGACCACCCCGACGTCTGCGCGGTCGAGGGGCTCGGCGCGATGCTCGACGGCAAGGTGCAGCCCCTGCTGCTGGACGCGATGGTCTCCTGA
- a CDS encoding 3'-5' exonuclease: protein MRWAAAETDDGGVRLCPLDPQGKAAGPVVEVTAAQGGIAEAVRSRPEADRWVWRSTAEVYPRLLAAGVRVERAYDIEAAEALLLGHEGRSGAPRSLAAAWARLRGLPVPEDPPPRAAGGQPSLFEPGPPPLPPGADPLEALLAVYAEQLVRTEAAEHPDRMRLLTTAESAGMLIAAEMRRAGVPWSADRHRELLDELLGERYPGGLEPQRLVELADEVSRAFGARVRPDLPAEVVKAFARAGIALGSTRAWELERIDHPAVEPLLRYKKLYRLHTAHGWAWLQSWVRDGRFRPEYLPGGTVSGRWTTNGGGALQIPKVVRRAVVADPGWRLVVADADQMEPRVLAAISRDPGLMEVAGSGRDLYATLSDRAFSGRRELAKLALLGAVYGQTSGDGLKHLAALRRRFPAAVAYVDDAARAGEEGRLVRTWLGRTCPPVGGAAGEPADEAGLPREQEEPSYGSTAGARARGRFTRNFVVQGSAADWALLMLAALRRSLTGAGLRAEIVFFQHDEVIVHCPQEEADTVREAIAEAGETAGRIAFGPTPVRFPLTMAAVECYADAK, encoded by the coding sequence ATGAGGTGGGCGGCGGCGGAGACGGACGACGGGGGTGTTCGTCTCTGCCCGCTCGACCCCCAGGGAAAGGCCGCCGGGCCGGTAGTCGAGGTCACGGCGGCCCAGGGCGGGATCGCGGAGGCCGTGCGATCCCGCCCCGAGGCCGACCGGTGGGTGTGGCGGTCCACCGCCGAGGTCTATCCGCGGCTGCTGGCCGCCGGGGTCCGGGTCGAGCGGGCCTATGACATCGAGGCGGCCGAGGCGCTGCTCCTCGGCCATGAGGGGCGCTCGGGCGCACCGCGTTCGCTCGCCGCCGCCTGGGCGCGGCTGCGCGGGCTGCCCGTCCCCGAGGATCCGCCGCCCCGGGCGGCCGGCGGCCAGCCGTCGCTGTTCGAGCCCGGTCCGCCGCCGCTGCCGCCGGGCGCCGACCCGCTGGAAGCGCTGCTCGCGGTGTACGCGGAGCAGTTGGTCCGTACGGAGGCGGCCGAGCACCCGGACCGGATGCGGCTGCTGACCACCGCCGAGTCGGCGGGGATGCTGATCGCCGCCGAGATGCGGCGCGCCGGGGTGCCCTGGAGCGCCGACCGCCACCGGGAGCTGCTGGACGAGCTGCTCGGCGAGCGCTATCCGGGCGGTCTGGAGCCGCAGCGCCTGGTCGAGCTGGCCGACGAGGTCTCGCGCGCCTTCGGCGCCCGGGTCCGGCCCGATCTGCCCGCCGAGGTCGTCAAGGCGTTCGCCCGCGCGGGCATCGCGCTCGGCTCGACCCGCGCCTGGGAGCTCGAGCGGATCGACCACCCCGCCGTCGAGCCGCTGCTGCGCTACAAGAAGCTGTACCGGCTTCATACCGCCCACGGCTGGGCCTGGCTCCAGTCCTGGGTGCGCGACGGCCGCTTCCGCCCGGAGTACCTGCCCGGCGGCACCGTCTCCGGCCGCTGGACCACCAACGGCGGCGGGGCGCTGCAGATCCCCAAGGTGGTGCGGCGCGCGGTGGTGGCCGATCCGGGGTGGCGGCTGGTGGTGGCCGACGCCGACCAGATGGAGCCCCGGGTGCTCGCCGCGATCTCCCGCGACCCCGGGCTGATGGAGGTCGCGGGCAGCGGCCGGGATCTGTACGCCACGCTGTCCGACCGCGCCTTCTCCGGCCGCCGCGAGCTGGCCAAGCTGGCGCTGCTGGGCGCGGTGTACGGCCAGACCTCCGGCGACGGCCTGAAGCATCTCGCCGCCCTGCGGCGGCGCTTCCCGGCGGCGGTGGCGTATGTGGACGATGCGGCCCGCGCGGGCGAGGAGGGCCGGCTGGTGCGCACCTGGCTCGGCCGCACCTGCCCGCCCGTGGGCGGTGCCGCCGGGGAGCCGGCCGACGAGGCGGGGCTGCCCCGCGAGCAGGAGGAGCCGTCGTACGGCAGCACGGCCGGCGCCCGCGCCCGGGGCCGGTTCACCCGGAACTTCGTGGTGCAGGGCAGCGCCGCCGACTGGGCCCTGCTGATGCTCGCCGCGCTGCGGCGGTCGCTGACCGGGGCGGGGCTGCGCGCGGAGATCGTCTTCTTCCAGCACGACGAGGTGATCGTGCACTGCCCCCAGGAGGAGGCCGACACGGTCCGGGAGGCCATCGCCGAGGCGGGCGAGACGGCCGGACGGATCGCCTTCGGACCGACACCGGTGCGGTTCCCCCTCACGATGGCGGCGGTGGAGTGCTACGCGGACGCGAAGTAG
- a CDS encoding RNA polymerase sigma factor SigL — protein MSNSGQVLEVQVHDDAAVADERPSRSQRGTPDEHLMRALYQEHAGPLLAFVLRLVAGDRHRAEDVVQETLVRAWRNADQLSRATGSIRPWLVTVARRIVIDGHRSRQARPQEVDPSPLELMPAEDEIDRALRLMTLTDAMQDLSDAHREVLVETYFKGRTVNEAAQTLGIPSGTVRSRVFYALRSMKLALEERGVTA, from the coding sequence ATGTCCAACTCAGGTCAGGTCCTGGAGGTTCAGGTGCACGACGACGCCGCCGTGGCCGATGAGCGTCCGTCAAGATCCCAGCGTGGTACGCCGGACGAACACCTCATGCGCGCGCTCTACCAGGAGCACGCCGGGCCATTGCTCGCGTTCGTCCTGCGGCTGGTCGCGGGCGACCGTCACCGCGCGGAGGACGTCGTCCAGGAGACCCTGGTGCGGGCCTGGCGGAACGCCGACCAGCTCTCCCGGGCCACCGGCTCCATCCGGCCCTGGCTGGTCACGGTCGCCCGCCGGATCGTGATCGACGGACACCGCAGCCGGCAGGCCCGGCCGCAGGAGGTCGACCCCTCCCCGTTGGAACTCATGCCCGCGGAGGACGAGATCGACCGTGCACTGCGGCTCATGACCCTGACCGACGCGATGCAGGACCTCAGCGACGCCCATCGCGAGGTGCTGGTCGAGACCTACTTCAAGGGCCGGACCGTCAACGAGGCGGCCCAGACCCTCGGCATACCCAGCGGGACGGTACGGTCCCGGGTCTTCTACGCGCTGCGCTCGATGAAGCTCGCGCTCGAGGAGAGAGGAGTAACGGCATGA